The DNA window CAAATCGGACATGGATTGTGTCGGGTGGTCAATATCGCATTGCAAGTTGATGATGACAGGGCGGGAGGGGAGCACCTTCTTTTTAAAACCCTCATTAAGGGCTATGGCTACTTCCAACATATAAGTGTGCCCTTTACCAAGAAACATATCGTCGCGTATGCCAATGACATCTGATAGAAAAGAAATCATGTTAGCAGTTTCCCTGACGGTTTCCCCGTGAGCAATCTGTGATTTGACTTCATCCAAATCCTGCACAGCAAGACCTAGCAAATTACAGGCAGATGCAAAAGAGAAGCGTGTACGCGTTGAATTGTCACGGAAATTGGAAATGGCAAGGCCGGAATCAAAAACCCGCGGAGAGATATTTTTGTTACGCATATCCTTAAGAATCTCGGCTATAAGCAAAATAGCCTGCAACTCATCATGTGTTTTATCCCACGTAAGTAAAAAATCTTTCCCAAATAAACCGGTCTTGTATTTTTTCAATTCAGAAATTAACTCATGGATTTTATTCATAGGTGTAATTTTTAAAACAACATAGCATAAGCGGCATAAAATGCGGAAGCATCAACTAAATCGCTGACAGGAACTTTTTCATCGGGGGCATGCGCCAGGGCTTCATTACCCGGACCAAAGCCGATAACAGGTATTTTATACAATCCATTTATAGTAACTCCATTGGTTGAAAAAGTCCATTTGTCAATAAAAGGTTTCTTACCAAATACATGTTCAAAAGCTTCAACAGCTGTTTTTACGGAGACATGTGATTCATCAATTTTCCATGTTGGAAAGTACTTTTCCATTCCGTAGTCTTTGCCTGTGTATGCTTTCCCGTTGTAATACAAAACCCTGGCTTCGGCATCCATTCCTTTGATGATTTGATTTATTTCGGCCATAGCTGTTTCTTTGGTTTCTCCCCAGGTGAGGCGCCTGTCGAGATGTATCTTCGCATAATCGGCAACAGCACATAACGAAGGGCTCCCGGAAACAAATTCCGAAACGGTAACCGAACCCTTGCCAAGAAAATCATCACTTGTTATTCGTTCATTAAGTTTTTCTATTTCAAGGCATGTTTTCGAAGCCATATAAATGGCATTAATGCCGCGTTCAGGTGCCGAACCATGCGAGGACTTTCCCCTGAAACTCACCTCAATCTCCATACGTCCTCGGTGGCCACGATAAATATTAAGGTTAGTAGGTTCAGTACTTATTACAAGGTTGGGTTTTATATTATCTTCTTCAATTATGTACTTCCAGCAAAGCCCGTCGCAATCTTCTTCCATCACACTGCCTATAAAATATATCGTAACATCTTTATCATAGTTCAGTTCCTTCAGTATTTTCCCGGCTGTGATAAAGGCAGCCGGCCCGCCTTTCTGGTCAACGCTGCCACGGCCATGAACATAGCCATCTCTGATGTGGCCGCAATACGGGTCAAATGACCAGTTGCTGATATTACCTGTATCCACCGTATCAATATGTCCGTCAAATGCAAGAATGCGTTTGCCATTGCCAATCCTGCCGATGACATTTCCCAGGCCATCAATAAATACTTCATCGAAACCTGCTTCCTGCATTTGTTTCTTCATGACTCCGGCCACTTCCTTTTCTTGCCCGCTGAGTGATTTTGCTTTGATGAGCTGCGATAAAATATGAGATGTATAAGAGGAATGGCTATTTGCAAGGGAATTTACTTTTAAGAGCATTTTGTCCATAATTTTACAATTATATTTTAGCAAAATTAGTATGTCTTGTGTAAATAACGGAAATATTTATTCGCAATAGCTTTTCAAATAATATTTTTCTATAAACCTTTTATAATCTCATTATTAATAGTATCTTTGTACCCCATTTAATTTAATGATAATTAACGGAATTATTAACCCCTGTCTGTAAGATAGTTACAGGCATACAAATCAAAAAAAACAATGAACGAAGAAACAAATCTGGGCGACCAGGAAAATGTTGAACCTAAACGGGAAGAGATTATCAACGAAACAGAAGTAGAGGCAGAAAGCTCTACAGAAGAAGCTCCCATTGCAGAGACAAAAGAACAATTTTCTGACGAAATGGAAGTGAATGAATTAACTGAAGAAACTCCGGAAGAAAAACACATGGAAGAACCTGAGGCGAAAGTTCAGGAGGAAAAAGAAAAACCGAAAAAAAATGACCATGTAGCTCCTGAAAATTTTGACTGGGAAACCATTGGAAAGAAGCACGACAACTACTCTTCAAATGAGCGTAAAAAACTCGAAGATATTTATGAAAAAACCATGAGTTCTATTGTAGAACAAGAAGTGGTGGAAGGAACCATCGTTGGAATGAATAACCGTGAAGTTGTGGTAAACATAGGTTTCAAATCGGATGCTGTTATTTCATTAAATGAATTCAGATACATGGACGATTTAAAACTTGGAGATAAAGTTGAAGTATATGTTGAAAGCCAGGAAAACCTTACCGGACAGCTTATTCTTTCACATAAAAAAGCCAAACTGCTCAAAGCATGGGAACGTGTGAACGAAGCTCTTGAAAAAGATGAAATCATTACAGGTTTTGTAAAATGCCGCACCAAAGGTGGCCTCATTGTGGATATTTTTGGTATAGAAGCATTCCTACCCGGCTCACAAATAGATGTAAAACCAATACGTGATTATGACATTTTTGTAGGCAAAAACATGGAGTTCAAGGTGGTGAAGGTGAACAACGAATTCAAGAATGTTGTCGTTTCTCATAAAGCTCTTATCGAAGACGAACTCGAACAGCAGAAATCACAGATTATAGCCAAACTCGAAAAAGGGCAGGTACTTGAAGGAACTGTCAAAAACATCACTTCTTATGGAGTATTTATTGACCTAGGAGGTGTTGACGGGCTTATTCACATTACCGACCTCTCATGGGGCCGCATCAACCACCCTGAAGAAATAGTTACACTTGACGAAAAAATTAATGTGGTTATCCTTGACTTCGACGAAGGTAAAAAACGTATTGCTTTAGGTCTTAAGCAATTAACTCCTCATCCTTGGGATTCGCTGGATGCAAACCTAAAGGTAGGTGACAAGGTAAAAGGAAAAGTAGTTGTAATTGCAGATTATGGTGCATTTATCGAGATTACTAAGGGTGTGGAAGGGCTTATCCATGTGTCCGAAATGTCGTGGTCTCAGCATCTCCGTACAGCACATGATTTCCTGAAAGTGAATGATGAAATCGAAGCTGTGATTTTGACTATTGACCGTGAAGAACGTAAAATGTCTCTTGGCATAAAACAACTTATTCCCGACCCATGGGCAAATATTGCAGCCAAATATCCTGTTAATTCCCACCATGAGGCCACAGTTCGCAATTTTACGAATTTTGGAATCTTTGTTGAACTGGAAGAAGGCGTTGACGGTCTTATACACATTTCTGACCTTTCCTGGTCGAAAAAAATTAAACACCCTGCGGAATTTACCAAAATCGGAGAAAAAATTGAAGTGGTAGTTCTTGAAGTGGATACAGAAAACCGTCGTCTAAGCCTGGGACACAAACAACTCGAAGAAAACCCCTGGGACGTTTTTGAAACAGTATTCAGCATAGACAGTATCCATAAAGGCACCATTGTAAGCTCTAATGACAAGGGCGCAGTTGTATCATTGCCCTATGGGGTTGAAGGTTTTGCTCCTGCACGCCATTTACTTAAACAGGATAACACTTCGGCGCGCACAGACGAAACCATAGAATTTAAAGTTCTTGAATTCTCGAAAGAAAATAAGAAAATACTTCTTTCACATTCCAAGACATGGCAAGACCTCATTAATGCTGAAAAAGTCAAAGAAGCAACAGAAAAGAAAACAAAAGATGCTGCCACTAAAAAAGTAGTTAAAAAGTTGAAAGATAATATGGAAAAAACTACTCTTGGCGACATAGAAGCTCTGGCAAACCTTAAATCGGATATGGAGCAGAGTGAAAGGGAAAAATTTGAAAAACGCTATAAAGCAAAAGAAAGCAAAAAAGAAGAAAAAGCAGAAGATAAAACTGAAGCCAAACCAGAGGAAAAAAGCGAATAATTTTGCAACTAAGTAATAAAAAAACGCCCTTATTATTATGGGCGTTTTTTTTTAGCAAAAATTATAAAAAATCTATAAGGTTGATTTCTTATCAGCTTTTTTTGCATCGCTGATTTTTATTTCCACATCTTCTTTTTTTGCATTATAATCCACCGTGATAATATCGCCATCTTTTAAGCTTGATCTAATAATTTCCTCTGCAAGAGCATCTTCGATGTATTTTTGTATAGCTCTCTTCAAAGGTCTGGCGCCGAAGTTCGGGTCCCATCCCTTGTCAATGATAAAATCTTTGGCTTTTGTAAGCACTTTTAATTTATAACCGAGGCTTTTAATCCTTTGCTCAACATAAGAAAGTTCAATATCAATGATACGGTGGATATCTTCGCGTTTTATATCTTCAAAGATGATAACATCGTCAATTCTGTTAAGAAATTCCGGAGCAAAGGCTTTTTTTAGGGCATTTTCAATAATACTTCTGGCATATCCTGCTTTGTTCGACATTTTCGCTGATGTCTGAAACCCAACGCCTTCCCCGAATTCTTTCAGCTGCCTTGAACCAATGTTGGAGGTCATGATGACGATGGTATTTTTAAAATCTACTTTTCTGCCAAAACTGTCGGTAAGTAATCCGTCGTCAAGTACTTGTAACAAAAGATGAAATACATCGGGGTGTGCTTTCTCAATTTCGTCAAGCAATACAACAGAATAGGGTTTGCGCCTGATTTTTTCTGTCAACTGACCGCCTTCTTCATAACCAACATATCCGGGAGGCGCTCCAATCAGCCTTGAAACAGCAAACTTTTCCATATATTCACTCATGTCAATACGTATCAGAGCATCATCAGAGTCAAAGAGATATTTGGAAAGCACTTTTGCAAGGTAAGTCTTGCCAACGCCAGTGGGACCCAAGAAAATAAAAGTGCCGATAGGTTTGTTGGGGTCTTTCAGCCCGGCTCTATTTCGGCGTATGGCTTTAACAACTTTTTTTATGGCCTCATCCTGACCAATAACCTGACGTTTAAGTTCATCTTCCATATTAATAAGGCGGGTACCTTCATTCTGGGCAATACGCTGCATAGGAACTCCGGTCATCATAGCCACAACCTCTGCAACATTTTCTTCTGTAACTGTTTCCATATGCTGCTGGCTTTCGTCAAACCAGCTTTTTTTGGCAGCATCAAGCTCATTTTGCAGAGACCTTTCCAAATCGCGGTGCTTGGCAGCTTCCTCATACTGCTGCATTTCTATGGATTTACGCTTCAGGTTTTTAACTTCCTCAATTTTTGTTTCTATCTTTAAAATATTTTCCGGAACATGAATATTGGTAATATGAACTCTGGCACCGGCTTCATCAAGGGCATCAATGGCTTTATCGGGAAGGCAGCGGTCGCTGATATATCGGGCTGTTAGTTGAACACAAGCCTTGATAGCTTCATCAGAATATTTTACCAGATGGTGTTTTTCATACCTGTCTTTGATATTATGAAGTATTTCAATGGTTTCATCAGGTGTGGTTGGTTCTACAAGCACTTTCTGAAACCTTCTCTCCAGTGCTCCGTCTTTTTCAATATATTGCCTGTATTCATCAAGTGTTGTAGCGCCAATACATTGAATATCTCCTCTTGCCAGGGCAGGCTTGAACATATTGGAAGCGTCAAGAGAACCTGATGCTCCGCCTGCACCGACAATAGTATGTATCTCATCAATAAAGATGATGATATCGTCGTTTTTCTCAAGTTCATTAAGCACCGCTTTCATACGTTCTTCAAATTGTCCGCGGTATTTTGTCCCTGCCACCAGAGAGGCAAGGTCAAGAGTGACTATTCGTTTGTCGAATAAAGCCCTGGATACTTTGCGTTTTATAATTCGCAAAGCCAGCCCTTCTGCGATTGCTGTTTTGCCAACACCAGCTTCCCCGATGAGTACAGGGTTGTTTTTCTTTCTGCGACTTAATATTTGCGCAATACGTTCAAGTTCTCTTTCTCTTCCCACAACAGGGTCTAATCTATCTTCTTCCGCAAGACGTGTCAAATCCCTGCCAAAATTGTCAAGGGTAGGGGTTTTTGATTTAGGGTCTCCTGCTTTTTTCGATTCTCCTCCAAAAAAACCTTCATCAGGGTCATCGCTTCCCGGATTATTTGGTATATCATTTCTCGGGTTAAAATCAGCTCCACCATCTTCAATAAAATTCATGACACCTTGTTTTACCATGTTATAATCTATACCATGCTTTTCAATTATTTGAGTAGCAAGATTTGATTCGTCTTTAAGTATCGCTAGCAATAAATGCTCTGTTCCAACTAATTCTGTTTTAAAAATTTTGGTCTCAAGGTAAGAGAATTTCATGACTTTATCGGCCTGCTTACTAAGAGGGATATCAGCATTTTTGTCAATCTCCCTTGAAGTTTTTATTGTGTGTTCTATAGCATGTTTAATTTCATTCATGTTGCAATGAAGTGCACGTAACACCTTCATAGCCAATCCGTTGCTTTCCCGCATTAATCCAAGAAACAAATGTTCTACGCCCACATAATCATTCCCCAGCCGGATAGCTTCTTCCTTACTGTATTGAAATATGTCCTGTACCTGTTGCGAAAATTTTGAGTCCATCTTAGTTAATATTTATTTTCAAAGTTATAAAAAAAAATTACATTGTCAAAATTAACTAAGTACGTGTGTTTACAAGCATTTTGATGATGTTACTTTTCAACAGAAAAATGTTAGTAATAATATTGAAAATAAACTGTTTTTATTTGGGAAAAAAGTTGTATCTTCGTTAAACTTTAAAAAAATCTAATTATCTAAAAATGAGAGAGTTGTAGCTATGGAAGAACTAGAAAACATTATCAAAGTAAATATTGAGGACCAAATGAAAACCGCATACATTGATTATTCAATGTCGGTTATTGTATCCAGAGCCTTACCGGACATCAGGGATGGATTGAAGC is part of the Bacteroidales bacterium genome and encodes:
- a CDS encoding YgeY family selenium metabolism-linked hydrolase; the encoded protein is MLLKVNSLANSHSSYTSHILSQLIKAKSLSGQEKEVAGVMKKQMQEAGFDEVFIDGLGNVIGRIGNGKRILAFDGHIDTVDTGNISNWSFDPYCGHIRDGYVHGRGSVDQKGGPAAFITAGKILKELNYDKDVTIYFIGSVMEEDCDGLCWKYIIEEDNIKPNLVISTEPTNLNIYRGHRGRMEIEVSFRGKSSHGSAPERGINAIYMASKTCLEIEKLNERITSDDFLGKGSVTVSEFVSGSPSLCAVADYAKIHLDRRLTWGETKETAMAEINQIIKGMDAEARVLYYNGKAYTGKDYGMEKYFPTWKIDESHVSVKTAVEAFEHVFGKKPFIDKWTFSTNGVTINGLYKIPVIGFGPGNEALAHAPDEKVPVSDLVDASAFYAAYAMLF
- the rpsA gene encoding 30S ribosomal protein S1; this translates as MEEPEAKVQEEKEKPKKNDHVAPENFDWETIGKKHDNYSSNERKKLEDIYEKTMSSIVEQEVVEGTIVGMNNREVVVNIGFKSDAVISLNEFRYMDDLKLGDKVEVYVESQENLTGQLILSHKKAKLLKAWERVNEALEKDEIITGFVKCRTKGGLIVDIFGIEAFLPGSQIDVKPIRDYDIFVGKNMEFKVVKVNNEFKNVVVSHKALIEDELEQQKSQIIAKLEKGQVLEGTVKNITSYGVFIDLGGVDGLIHITDLSWGRINHPEEIVTLDEKINVVILDFDEGKKRIALGLKQLTPHPWDSLDANLKVGDKVKGKVVVIADYGAFIEITKGVEGLIHVSEMSWSQHLRTAHDFLKVNDEIEAVILTIDREERKMSLGIKQLIPDPWANIAAKYPVNSHHEATVRNFTNFGIFVELEEGVDGLIHISDLSWSKKIKHPAEFTKIGEKIEVVVLEVDTENRRLSLGHKQLEENPWDVFETVFSIDSIHKGTIVSSNDKGAVVSLPYGVEGFAPARHLLKQDNTSARTDETIEFKVLEFSKENKKILLSHSKTWQDLINAEKVKEATEKKTKDAATKKVVKKLKDNMEKTTLGDIEALANLKSDMEQSEREKFEKRYKAKESKKEEKAEDKTEAKPEEKSE
- a CDS encoding ATP-dependent Clp protease ATP-binding subunit, which encodes MDSKFSQQVQDIFQYSKEEAIRLGNDYVGVEHLFLGLMRESNGLAMKVLRALHCNMNEIKHAIEHTIKTSREIDKNADIPLSKQADKVMKFSYLETKIFKTELVGTEHLLLAILKDESNLATQIIEKHGIDYNMVKQGVMNFIEDGGADFNPRNDIPNNPGSDDPDEGFFGGESKKAGDPKSKTPTLDNFGRDLTRLAEEDRLDPVVGRERELERIAQILSRRKKNNPVLIGEAGVGKTAIAEGLALRIIKRKVSRALFDKRIVTLDLASLVAGTKYRGQFEERMKAVLNELEKNDDIIIFIDEIHTIVGAGGASGSLDASNMFKPALARGDIQCIGATTLDEYRQYIEKDGALERRFQKVLVEPTTPDETIEILHNIKDRYEKHHLVKYSDEAIKACVQLTARYISDRCLPDKAIDALDEAGARVHITNIHVPENILKIETKIEEVKNLKRKSIEMQQYEEAAKHRDLERSLQNELDAAKKSWFDESQQHMETVTEENVAEVVAMMTGVPMQRIAQNEGTRLINMEDELKRQVIGQDEAIKKVVKAIRRNRAGLKDPNKPIGTFIFLGPTGVGKTYLAKVLSKYLFDSDDALIRIDMSEYMEKFAVSRLIGAPPGYVGYEEGGQLTEKIRRKPYSVVLLDEIEKAHPDVFHLLLQVLDDGLLTDSFGRKVDFKNTIVIMTSNIGSRQLKEFGEGVGFQTSAKMSNKAGYARSIIENALKKAFAPEFLNRIDDVIIFEDIKREDIHRIIDIELSYVEQRIKSLGYKLKVLTKAKDFIIDKGWDPNFGARPLKRAIQKYIEDALAEEIIRSSLKDGDIITVDYNAKKEDVEIKISDAKKADKKSTL